The nucleotide window CCAGGCCTTGGTCCCCGAGTCTCTTCAGCCGATCCTGAAGAGGCGAGGAGAGCCGCGTCCGACCTTTCGAGTGCGCGGAAGACCGGAACCATACTTCGAGCTGCCCCCCATATTTCTCCACGTACGAGATCATGGCGTCCAGGTTCCCCGTGAGGGCCATCTCCTCGCGCCCCTTCACCTCCACGAAGCGGTAGGGCTTGCCCCACACCAGCTCGCCTCGATGGCCCACGACTGAATCCGCGATGAAGCCCCGCGCGCCACCGCCGGGCGGAGGCATCATCATCGTCGTGTTCTTCTCGTAGCCCCGTGCCTTCAGGATGGACTGCTCGAACTCACTGCCCGCGGCCTTGTTCTCCAGGATGGAGCGGTAGAGGCGGTGCCACTCCGGGTCCGGCTTGTAGGCAAAACGCGGGTACTTCTCCGGATGGCGGAACTGGTACTCCACCCAGGCCTGCGAGAGATGCTCGGCGCTCCCGGGCACCAGCCGCGCTCCGGCCATGTCCGCGCGCGCCCCCACCAGTGACACCCGACCGCCCTGGCGAAAAGTGCTGGCCGCCTCGGCCAACGGCTTCTCCAGTCTCTGTGCGACGCGCTCGAGCAACTGCAGGTGTTCCTCTGTCAGCCGACCGTCTCGGGCAGCGGCCTGGAGAACCCGGTCCACCTCCTTCACTTCCTGGGGCGAGAGCTGCTGAGCCACCCGCTGCAGGACCCGGGCTTCCTCCAGGCTGCGTCCGGTGAGCAGCGCCACCCGCTCCAGCGTCTCCTCCCCTGCACTCACCGCGCGGGAGGAGATGAAGGGCAGCATCACGCACAGCAACGCCAGCTTGCGCTCCTCTTCCCTCAGCTTCCGGCCCGTGAAGCTGAAGCCCGTCACCGCCGCTTTCGCGTCCGCCAGCTCCCCAAGGCCAGGCACCAGGCCCACCATCAACTCCACTGCCAGCTCCAAGGGAGGAGCATCTGTCCCATCCGGCAGCGGCGTGTAGTCCAGGTGAGGATGCGCCTCCTGCCCCACCTTCACGACCTGCGCGAGGGCGCTTCGCTTCGCCAGCAGGTAGAGCCCTACCTCGCTGGGACTCTTGCGCAGGAAGTCCGGATCGTCCGTGTGCGTCCAGGCCCAGTCGAGGACCGCGGCGGCCAGCACTTCCAGGGACTTCTCGCGCAGGAAGCTCTCGGTCAGCAGGTACTCACGCCCTACCCTCCGGAAGCGGCTTCCCGAGGCGCTTCGCACCTGTTGCGCCCACGCATCGTACTCATCGAGCTTCTTCTCGACCGCGGACCACCGAGCCGACTCGCCCTCGGTCCTCCCAGCTTCGGAGAAGCCTCTCGCGTAGCTCCCTCTCTGGTCTCTCAGCACGCGCCTCGGGGGTGGGCCACTCGCGCAGGACGCGTGCAGCACCCAACCCAGCAACACGAGGCATCTCCCGAGCAGCTTCGGTGCCCTGAAACGAGCAAGAGACTCTCCTGGATCCATCCAGAGAGCATATCGAGAAGGCGAGAGCGCGCGACGGACGGGCGGCTCCGAAGCGCCTATCTTCAGGCCGGCTCGCGTCGCAGCAGCCGCTCCAGGCACGCGAGCAGCTCTTCCACCGGCTCGCCCTTCTCGAACACGGCATCCACGGGGGTTTTCGCCCAGAAGCCCTTCTGCCCCGACACGAGCACGAGCTTCGCCTCGGGCACCTGGCGGCGAATCAGCGGAACGAGCTCCCGCCCATCCCCGTCCCCCAGCCTCGAGTCCAGCAGCACCGCGTCGTACCGAGGCTGCCCCTCCAGGAGCCGGGCCGCCTGCGCGCACGTCTCCGCCACGGCCACGGTGAAGCCCGCCTCCTCCAGCACCGCGGAGAGCGTCAGCCAGTTGGCCGGATCATCCTCCACGAGCAGCAGGCTCCGTCGCGCGCCTCCCTCACTCGCTCCTCGGCTCATGTCCCGGCAGGCGCTCCGGCCTCTTCCACCAGGGGGAAGGAGACCCGTGCCCACGTGCCCACCGACGCCCCCGGCCTCAGCTCCACCCACGCGCGGCTGCGCAGCGCCAGCCGCTGGACGATGCAGAGCCCGACTCCCGCATGCCCGGCCTTCGTCGTCATGAAGGGCTCGAACACCCGCGCCCGCAGCTCCTCGCCGATTCCAGGCCCGGTGTCCGTCACCTCCAGGAGGATGCGCCCGTCCTCGCTCCGGAGCGTGCGCAACCCCAGCGTGCCGCCTCCCGGCATCGCCTCCACCGCGTTGTCGATCAGGCAGCGGACGAGCAGCGCGAGGCTCTCCCCGTCTCCCTCCACCCGCCCCCGCTCCTGCCAGGTGCGCTCCACGCGGATGGACGGCGGCAGCCGCGAGCGCGCCAGGGCCTGCTCCGCCACCTCGCACAGCGCCACCCGGCTGCGCACCTCCGTGGGCACCGTCAGGCCGCGGGCCGACAGCAGCTCCTCGGCGCTGGCCAGCTCGCTGTCGATGAGCTGGAAGAAGACCGCCACGCGAGGGTCCGCCTTCCACAGCTCCGACTTCTGGGCCTGCTTCATCAGGTAGTACGAGGCGTTGCGGATGCTGGAGAAGCGGTTGCGCAAGTCGTGGCGCAGCACCGCCGTCACCACCTCCGCGACCGCGGCGCGCTCGCGGGCCTCGACACCTGGGGTTTGCTCGTCCATGTCAGTTCCTCGTCAAGGTCCGCCCGCGGGTCCGGGCAATCGTCTGGGCCAGCTCTCGAATGGAGATGGGCTTGCGCATGCAGGACACGTCTCCCAGCGCCGCCACCTGCCGCATCATCTCCGGTACGTCATGCCCGGAGACGGCGATGAAGGACACGGGCCGCCCCACGCCCCGCAGCTGCTCCACCACCTCCGGGCCCGTCATCCCTGGCATCACCAGATCCACCACGCACACGTCGATGCTCCCCGAGCGCATGCGCTCCACCGCCGCGTCCCCGTCGTAGACGGCCTGCGCCCGCACACCGCACATCCGCAGCCCCTCCACCGTGGCCTCCGCCACATCCTGGGAGTCGTCCACCACCAGCACCTCGGGCGTGCGAGCCGCGCGCTGCAGCGTCCGCAGCAGGTGCTCCACGTCGAAGGGCTTGTGCAGCACGGTGAAGACGCCCTCGGCGAGCGCGTCCTCCACCAGGCTCTCCTGGGCGAACGCTGTCATCAGCACCACGGGCAGCCCGGGCCGCTCGCGCCGCAGGTGACGGTGGAGCTCCACGCCGTGCAGCCCCGGCATGCGGATGTCCGCGAGCACCACGTCCACCGGCCGCTCGCGCGCCACGCTCAGCGCCTCCTCGCCGGTGGAGGCCTCCAGCACCTCGAAGCCCTCCAGCTCCAGGTTCGCCGCGAGGGTGATTCGCATCGACTCCTCATCATCGACGACCAGGATGCGCGCCGTGCTCACCGGGCTCTCCTAGGCTGCCCTCGCCACGGCGGGCGGGAGCTGGATGATGAACTCACTGCCACGGCCGGGCTCGCTCACGACCTGGAGCGTACCGCCGTGGCGCTGGACTCTCGTGGCGACGATGGACAGCCCCAGCCCCGTGCCCTGCTTCTTCGTCGTGAACAGGGGCTCGAAGATGCGCGGCAGCACGTCCGGGGGGATGCCGCCCCCGTCGTCCACCACGCGCACCCGCAGCGGCTCGGCGCCGCCACCGTCGGCGCGCACCACCACCTCTCCGCTCCGGCCAACGGGGATGGCCTCCACCGCGTTCTGCACCAGGTTGATGAGCACCTGCCGGAACTGCTCGCGGTCCAGCAGCGGCACCGGCAGCGACTCCGGCACCTGGTTGAGCACGCGCACGCCCTCGCGCGCGGGCACCACGCCGATGGCCTCGTCCACCAGCGGGCGCAGCGGACACGGCTGGAGGCTGAGCGAGCGCTCGCGCGCGAAGTCCAGCAGGTCCGAGATGATGCGCGCGCAGTTGCTGAGCTCCCGGTCCATCAGCGCCAGGAACTGGGGCACGCGCGCGTCCGTCGCCGCCTCCTCCGGCTTCGCCAGGCGCTTGGAGAGGTAGGCGTGCGCGTTGCGGACGGCGGCCAGCGGGTTGCGCAGCTCGTGCCCCACGCCCGCCGCGAGCTGCCCCACCGCCGCCAGCTTCTCCACGCGGATCAGGTGCTCGTGGGTGTTGCGCAGCTCGCTCATCGCCCTGTCCAGCTCGTACGCCTTCTGCTGCTCGCGCTCGGTGGCCAGCTCCGCCGCCGCCCGCCGCTCGGCCATCTCCCGCATCTCCCGCACCGCGCCATGACAGGACAGCAGCAGCACCATGTCGATGAAGAACACCCAGAAGGAGTGCTCCAGGAAGCGCCACCACTCCGGACTCGGCGAGCCGTAGACGGACTCTGGCCAGACGGCGCCGCGCAGGTAGTGGTCCGCCACCACCACGCCGGTGGCGCTGAGCAGCACCGGCCAGTCCCGGTAGAAGGCCAGGAAGGCCAGCGAGCCGAAGATGTGGAAGTGCGTCTCGATGCGGCCCCCCGTCAGGTGGATGAGGAGCGCGGACCAGAGCAGCTGCGAGACGGCCACCACGTGCCGGGTGAGCACGCTGCCCGGGCGCAGCCACACCAGCGCGAGCGGGAAGGCGCTGAGCGCTCCGCCGAGCAACACCGCGGCGTGCACGTGCACGTGCACCGCGCGCTCCTTGCCCTCCCAGCCATAGGGAGAGAAGAGCACCGCGATCACGATGGCGACCAGCCACTGCCCCACCATCAGCCGGGCGAAGAGCCGGTCCACCCGCCGCCACACCTCGTCCTGATGGTGGGAGAGGAGCCG belongs to Hyalangium gracile and includes:
- a CDS encoding response regulator: MSRGASEGGARRSLLLVEDDPANWLTLSAVLEEAGFTVAVAETCAQAARLLEGQPRYDAVLLDSRLGDGDGRELVPLIRRQVPEAKLVLVSGQKGFWAKTPVDAVFEKGEPVEELLACLERLLRREPA
- a CDS encoding ATP-binding protein, which gives rise to MDEQTPGVEARERAAVAEVVTAVLRHDLRNRFSSIRNASYYLMKQAQKSELWKADPRVAVFFQLIDSELASAEELLSARGLTVPTEVRSRVALCEVAEQALARSRLPPSIRVERTWQERGRVEGDGESLALLVRCLIDNAVEAMPGGGTLGLRTLRSEDGRILLEVTDTGPGIGEELRARVFEPFMTTKAGHAGVGLCIVQRLALRSRAWVELRPGASVGTWARVSFPLVEEAGAPAGT
- a CDS encoding response regulator, with amino-acid sequence MSTARILVVDDEESMRITLAANLELEGFEVLEASTGEEALSVARERPVDVVLADIRMPGLHGVELHRHLRRERPGLPVVLMTAFAQESLVEDALAEGVFTVLHKPFDVEHLLRTLQRAARTPEVLVVDDSQDVAEATVEGLRMCGVRAQAVYDGDAAVERMRSGSIDVCVVDLVMPGMTGPEVVEQLRGVGRPVSFIAVSGHDVPEMMRQVAALGDVSCMRKPISIRELAQTIARTRGRTLTRN
- a CDS encoding sensor histidine kinase; translated protein: MSQAGVEPRAQEQFEERAARLLSHHQDEVWRRVDRLFARLMVGQWLVAIVIAVLFSPYGWEGKERAVHVHVHAAVLLGGALSAFPLALVWLRPGSVLTRHVVAVSQLLWSALLIHLTGGRIETHFHIFGSLAFLAFYRDWPVLLSATGVVVADHYLRGAVWPESVYGSPSPEWWRFLEHSFWVFFIDMVLLLSCHGAVREMREMAERRAAAELATEREQQKAYELDRAMSELRNTHEHLIRVEKLAAVGQLAAGVGHELRNPLAAVRNAHAYLSKRLAKPEEAATDARVPQFLALMDRELSNCARIISDLLDFARERSLSLQPCPLRPLVDEAIGVVPAREGVRVLNQVPESLPVPLLDREQFRQVLINLVQNAVEAIPVGRSGEVVVRADGGGAEPLRVRVVDDGGGIPPDVLPRIFEPLFTTKKQGTGLGLSIVATRVQRHGGTLQVVSEPGRGSEFIIQLPPAVARAA